The sequence TAGTAGAAGGTTTAATTATTGCATTAAAGAATATAGAAGAAATTGTAACAATAATAAAAAAATCAAAAAATTCTACAGAAGCTTTAGAAAGTTTAATTAAAAAATTTTCTTTAACACAAAAACAAGCTCAAGCTATTCTTGAAATGAAATTATCTTCCTTAACATCTTTGGAAACAGAAAAATTAAAAGATGAAAACAAAAAATTAGAAGAATTAATAAAAGAATTGAAGAAAATTTTAAGTGATGAAAAAGAAATTATTAATATAATAAAAAAGGATATGCAAGATTTAAAAAGAAATTATGGAGATGAAAGAAAAACACAAATAATACAGAAGATTATAGAAATACAAGAAAAAGATCTCATTGCAAAAAAGAAAGTGGTAATAATAATAACAGGAAAGGATTATGTAAAAAGAATAGATGAGAAAGCATATAAAGAACAAAAAAGAGGCGGAAAAGGAGTAATAGGAAGTGATTTGACAACAGGAGATTATATTAAGAAGGTTATAACTTGTTCTACTCATGATTACTTATTATTTTTTACAGATAAAGGTAAAGTTTATTGGTTGAAAGCATATGAAATTCCAGAAGCAGAAAGATATTCAAAGGGAAAGGCAATTGTTAATTTACTAAATATAAAAGATGAAAATATAATGAGTATAATTGCAATAGATAATTTTGAAGATTTTTTGTTAATGGTAACAAAATTAGGAATAATAAAAAAATTACCATTAAAACTATTATCTAAACCAAGAAAGAATGGTATAAGAGTAATAAATTTACCTATTGACAATTCTGATAATTTGATAGATGTACAAAGAATAAAAGAAAAACAAGAAGTTATTATTGTAACTGAACAAGGACAAGCAATTAGATTTAGTGCAGAAGAAATTAGACCTATGGGCAGAGCAAGTTATGGAGTAACAGGAATAAAATTAGAAAAAAATGACTATGTAACAAGTTTAGAAGTTTTACCAGAAACAGAAGAAGAAAAGAAAAAAGCATCAATATTAACAATAACAGAAAAAGGTTATGGAAAAAGGAGCGCAATAGAAGATTATAGAAAAACAGGAAGAGCATGTAAAGGTGTTATAAATTTAAAAGTTACAGAAAAAACCGGAAAAGTAAAAGCGACAATAAGTGTGAAAGATGATGATTCTATAATTGTAGCAACAAAAAAAGGAATTATAATAAGGGTAAGCGTCAAAGATATTAGGATTATGGGAAGAAACACACAAGGAGTTAAAATAATAAAACTAACAAGTGATGATAGTGTTAGCGATTTAGTAAGAATAGAAAAAGAATAATATTAATTAACTAAATGAAAAATAGTTGCTAAAATTATTAAAAAATTATAAAGATATTTCGTCTATTAAATAAACAAGATATAAACAAAAAACCTTTATAAATTAAAGTTTATAAATAATAAATAATAAAAAGATGGGATTTAATAATATAACTGAAAAAGATTTTATTCAAAGTTATAATGAATTTATATTTTTAATTCCAGAAAAATATAGATTATCTATAAATCTTTTATTATTCATTTCCTTAATAACTCTATACTCTATTTTAATATTTAAATTTTATAAGCTCATTGCTAAGAGAGATATAATAAAGTTAAACCTTGATAAATATAATAATTCTTCTCATCCCTTCTTAATTAAATTTTTTTCTTTTATAATTTATGTTATAGGATATATAATAATTATTCCGATTATAGTTTTTATCTGGTTTTGTGCTCTTTCTTTTTTTTTATTAATATTATCCAAAAATCAAACAATAAATCAGATATTAATAATTTCTGTTTCTTTGATAGGAGCAATAAGAGCAACTTCTTATTTTAATGAAAGTTTATCAGAAGATTTATCAAAATTTTTCCCTCTTACTGCATTAAGTGTATTTTTATTAAGTTCAAATTTTAAAGAGTTTTTTTATTTTTTTGAGAAAATAAAAGAATCTTTTTCTTTATTAAACACTATAATCTATTATCTCATTTTTATAATTTCATTTGAAACTTTTCTGAGAATAATAACATTTCCTTTCAGAGAAAAAAAAGAAAAATAAAAAAGAAAATATTAATTAACTACTTCTCCATAACCAATTAATCTCCAATGTCCTTTAATATTTCTTGCTATACCGACATTACTTTCTATTGGAGCAATAACAGGAGCTTTTAATTGTATTTCCATTATATCTCCTTCTAATTTTGTTATATTTCCAACAGTTATTGTTGTATTTACACTTAACATTAATATTTCTTGTAATTTTAAAGGATCAATATCAATTTTTTCTTTTTCTAAAAATATATTTTTGAATATATTAAATTTTAATTTTAATTTATCTTTTATTTTTTCTTGAATTCCTGATTTTATAACAACATTTCCTGCTAATCCATCGGATTTGGTTATAAAAGGATCTAAAGAAGTTTGTATTGCTATGCTGCCTCCAGGAGTTGCTTTTTTTATTTTATAACTTCCTTTAAATAAAGATATAATTTTGGTTTTTAATGGTTCATAAAAAAATTGATTTTCTTTTTTTATTGCTATTCCGGGTAGAATTTCTATCTCACATCCTTCTTTTAATATTCCTTTTTTTAAAACACCTCCTATAACCCCGCCTTTTAATTCTTCTACTTTAGTACCTGGTTTATTTATATCGAAACTTCTTGCAACAATAAAAAAAGGCTCTGAATTTATATCTCTTTTTGGAATTTTTAAATTTAAGATAGCGTTAATTATTTTATCTATATTAACTCCTTGTTGCGCTGAACATGGAATGATTAAAGAATTTTCTGCAATAGTACCTTTTACAAAATCTTTTATTTCTTTATAATTTTTTAATGCTTGTTCTTTTGTCACTAAATCAATTTTATTCTGAATAATTATTATTTGATTAATGTTTCTTGCTTGTAGAGCTAATAAATGTTCTCTTGTCTGTGGCTTTATTCCTTCATTTGCAGCTATTACTAATAATGCTGCATCAATTAAAGCAGAACCAGAAAGCATAGTTGCCATTAACATTTCATGGCCTGGAGCATCAACAAAAGAGACATATCTTAAAGGCTTTCCTTTTTCATCTCTTATTATCATATCTGCATATCCTAATTTAATTGTTATACCTCTTTTCAATTCTTCTGAATGTGTATCTGCCCATTTTCCTGTTAGTTTATAAAGTAAAGTTGTTTTACCATGATCTATATGACCAACTATTCCTAAATTAATACTTTCTAGATTTTCAATATCTAAAATATCATTTACCATAAAAAATTAAGAAACGCAACCTTTAAAAATATATATTGTATTAATTTTTTATTACTATTTGCTTATAAAATTTATAAAAATTTCAAAATGTTTTATATTGTAGAATTAGAAGACTATATTAGAGTAGAACCATCTTTATTTGGTTTATCAACCAAAGATGCAATAAAAGAACAATTAAAAAAAAGTTATAAAGAATATTTTAATAAAGAAATTGGAGTGATTATTGGGGTAATAGAAATTTTAAATGTAGAAGATGGTATAATAATTTTTGGGGATGGTGCTGTTTATTATAATACTGCTTTTAAAATTTTAACTTGGAAACCAGAAATCCAAGAACTTGTTTTTGGTATAATAGAAAATATAGAAAATTTTGGAGCAACAATTAATTTAGGCTTAGTAAATGGAATAATTCATGTTTCTCAAACAATGGAAGATTATGTTACAATATCAAAATCAAACTCTCTTTTAGGAAAAAATACAAAAAAAACATTAAAAAAAGGAGATTTAGTAATAGCTAGAATAGTTGCTTTGTCACAAAAATATGATGAAATAAAAATAGGATTAACAATGAGACAACCTGGATTAGGAAAATTAGAGTGGATAGAAGAGGAAAAAAGAAAAGTAAAAAAAAGTAAAGAAAAAGAAGAAACAAAGTCTCATAGCAAAAAAGAAAAGAAAAAATGATTAAAGAAAAGTTTTATAGAAAAAAATTTAATATAGAAGAGTATAAAGAAAAATTAAAAGATCTTATTGAAGAATTCACAGAAAATCCTCTTAGTAAAAAATTAGAGGAAGAAATTTTATATTATATTAGAGAATTTGATAAGAATAATTGTATAGATAAAATAAAAGATTTAGAAAAGAAATATTTTGAAATAAAAGAAAAATTAAAATTTTTTGAATAAATTAAAATGGCTAAAGAAAAAGCATGTAAGGTTTGCAAGACTATATATGAAGAAGAAAGATGTCCTAATTGTAATAATCAAGAGTATAGTGAAGATTTTAAAGGAAAAATGATTATATTAAATCCAGAAAAATCCGAAGTTGCTAAAAATTTGAAAATAACAAAAAGAGGGAATTATACTATAAAGATTTAATGAAATTACAATAAAACAATTTTTTTCTTATTTCTTATAGATAATATTTTACATAAATCTGAGATTTTATTTTTTAATTCTCTGTCTAAAGTTGCTATAATAACATCTTTTTTATTTTTAACATAATCTATTATTCCTTCATCAACCTTTTCTTTTTTTAAATCTATTAAAGAAAAATTTTTTAATTCTATTATTTTTAAAGCAATAATAGCATTATTTTTGTCTTTAATTGATTTTCTTTTATCTCTAGAGATAAAATCTAATTCTTTTATAGATTGTATAGGTATAATAATTTTACCATATAGCTGCAGATCAGATAAATCTATCTTATTCTTTATACATTCTAAAATAAAGTTTGTGTCTAGTATAACTTCCATTTTTAAAGATAGAATTACAAACTTTTAAATATTAGCTATTTTTATTTTAAGTATGGAAGAAAAAGAACATATTATGAATATATTTAAAAAAACACAAAAAGCTATAAGAAAGAAAGATGTTTTATCATTAAAAGAATTATCTAATCAAACTATTCATTCTGCATCAACAAATCAGGATGAGGTAAGTATAACAATTGCAGTAATTATATATTCAATAAGTAAGATCGTAGAAAGAACAAATTATAAAAAGTATCTAGAATACGAAAAAGTCCTTTTTTTAATAGAAATGAGAATAAAAAAAGCCTTAGATTACTTAAAAAATGATAAAGAAGGAAATTTTTTATATGAATTAAAAAGAATAATAAAAGATTTAAAAAGTATAGAGGGAAATTTCAAAAAGAATATAGAAGATATATTAATAAAAGCTAAAATAAATAAAGCATCTAAGATATATGAACATGGAATAAGTATGGAAAAAACTGCAAAACTTTTAGGTATAAGTTTATTTGAATTAGCAGAATATATTGGCAACACAGGAACACAAGATGTTAATTTAAATATAACTTTACCAATAAAAGAAAGAATTAAATTAATAGAAGAAATTTTTGAAAGTAAATAAATAATAAAAAAATTTTAAAGATGGAGAAAATAATAATTTTTGATTCTTCGGTTATAATAAATTTTGCTTTGAATGGTATATTAAATATTTTAGAAAATTTAAAAAAAATTTTTCCTGGAAAGTTTATTATAACAAAAGAAGTAAAAAAAGAAATAATTGATACGCCATTAAATAATAAGAAGTATGAATTGGAAGCACTACAAATAAATAAATTATTTAATAATAAAATATTAGAATTACCAGAAACTATAAATATAAAAAGTGAAGAAATAACAAAAGAATCAAAAAAGGTATTAAATCTAATAAACAATTCTTTTTATATAAAGAATAAACAAATTCATATTATAGATGAAGGAGAAGCATCTTGTATTGCTTTGTCTTTTTTATGTGAAAATAAAGGAATAAAAAGCATAATAGCTATCGATGAAAGGACTACAAGGTTATTATGCGAAAATCCTTTTAATTTAAAAGAGATATTGGAAAAAAAACTTCATACAGAAATAACATTAAAGAAAAATTTAGATTTTTTAAAATGGATAAAATGTGTAAGATCTTCGGAACTTGTTTTTTTTGCTTATAAAAAAAATATTGTAGATATAGAAAGTAATAATGTTTTAGATGCACTTCTTTATGCGGTAAAATTTAAGGGTTGTTCGATATCTGAACAAGAAATATCAGAAATGAAAAAGATATCAAAAACTATTTAAAATCTTTTAAATTATAATTATTTAAAGGGTCTGTAGTTTAATGGTAAAACATTCGCCTCCAGAGCGAAAATTGAGCGTTCGATTCGCTCCAGACCCATTTAAATTAATAAGAGAAGATTTATAAATAAAATTTTCTTTATTAAGATATGGAAAAAAGAGGAAATAAAGAAAAAAAGTATAAAAAAATAGAAAATCTCTTATTAGAAAATTTTGCTAATTTACAAAAAGTCCTTATTAATACAACACAGAAATTAGAAGACTTAACATTACAAATATCTAAATTATTACAATTATTTGAATTGGCAGCTAAAAGTTTTATAGGTAAAGTAGATGAAAAAGTTTCTGAAATAGAAAAAGATAGAGAATTCTTAATGAAATTAAATGCTTTGCTGGAACAAAATAAATTAATAGCAAAAGGATTAACATTAATGGAAGAACAATTAAGAGAAAAAATTTATTCATCTTATTCCCAACAACCAAGAACTCAATTTCCTGTACAGAGTCCTATGCAGAAACAACAACCATCACAACAAGAAAATAAAGTAAATTTTACTCCATATACAACATATTCTTCTCAATCTTTTGAATATATACCTGAAGAAAAAAAAATTAATAAATTCTCAAAAGAAATATAAAAGTGGAATCAAATAATATAGATCTTTTAAAAAAAAATATTTTAGATAGATATCATAAAATAATGCTAGGAAGAGATTATAGAACAATTTTTTTAGAAGAATTTACTAAAGAATTAATATTAAATATAGACAAAATAAAAATAGAAAAGAAATTTAGAGAAGAAGAAATTTTTGGAGAGATAAGTGAAAGATTAAGAAAAAGAATTATTGAAGAAATAGAAAGAGAATATGAATATAATTTAATGAAAGAAAGAGAATTAGAAAAAATTTCCAAAAAACAAGTTATACCAAAACCACTTCCTATAATCGAAAATGTAATTAAAGAACAAAAAGAAAAACCATTAAAAATAAAAAAAGAAATTAAAATTGCTCCTTCAAAAAGAAAAGATAATTTTATTGGAAGTACTAAAAATATAATTTCACCATTTAAAAAAATAGAACCTATTATTCAAAAAAAAGCGCGTATATTTAATTCTAGTGAAGAAGCATTAAAAGAAATTGAAAAAATATTAAAAGATCCAAGAGTTTTAATTATAGAATGCCCTGGGAAAGATAATTTTATTTTAGTAAGAACAGCAACAAATATTATGAAAACAGATATAAGGCTAACAGAGGAACAAATAAGAGAAATAATTGAAAAATATTCAAAAGAATCAAAAATACCTTTAGTTAATGGAATTTTAAAAGTTATTAAAAACAATTTTATTATAAGTGGAATAATTTCTGATATTTCCGGATCTAAATTTTTAATTAAAAAAATTATATAATTTTTTAAATCTTTTTTAATTTTTTTATCTTTTCAAAGATAAAATTTTATAATTAAAAATTTTTTAATTTTAAGATAAATTTTCTTTTAAAATAAATTTTATTAATATGAACAAAGCAATTAGTAATAAAGTGACTAGTATAGACCGTATTATAATTAAAATTATATTTTTCTTAGGAGTATAATTTATACATGGCTGGCAGTTTTCTCCTCCACAATCCACTCCTTCCTCATCATAATCTTTTATCCCATTATAACAATAATCACAATATTTTGAAAAATTTATTAAAGAAAATTTTAAATTTATTTTATTTGTTTTTTTATCTATTTCTTTTACATTGACTTTACTTACCAATTCTGATGTTCTTTTATCATATACTTCTATAAAGGATTCATTACACCATGTTGTTTTTTTTGTTTCTATTGGAATAATTAAACTGCATTTTTGACTTTGTTTTATCGGAATGGAACAATTTTTTACATCCTTACATATTCTCTCTTTTATACCTTCTATTTGTTTAACTCCTTTAATAATGGTATCTATAGAGTAATCTGCTTTACATTCGCTCCATTCTTCACATATAAATTCTGGTATACATTTTTTACTACTAATTTCCCCTTCTAAACTTAAACAACTTTTAGGAGAAGGGTAATTATTCATAGTTCCACAATTATTTCTATCGAAACAATTTGTAGGATATTTTATTGTTTCGTTATCACAAGATGTCCATTCACAAAACCAATCTTCAGCACATTCGAAGTCACAATCTACTGTTTCATTTGGTTTATTTTTATTAGTTCCACACTCATATATATCTGTGCATATTCTAGTTTTTGTTCCGTTTATACAGCTACTCCATTCTGTACATTGCCAATTTTCTATACATTCACATAATTCTGTTTCATTTGGTTTATTATAAAAAGTTCCGCAATTATTTTTATCTGTACATATTCTAGTTTTTGTTCCGTTTATACAACTACTCCATTCTGTACATTGCCATTCTTCTATGCATTTTAAAACACATTGGTTATTCTTACATTCATAGTTCATACCACATGATTCATAACTATAACTACTCCACTCCAAACAGGAATCAGAATCATAATTTCCACATGTTCTTGTTTTTATTGTTGTTGAATTCACGCAAGATTTTTCTTCTTGACCAGATGAACATTCATCATTACATCTACCTCCACTAGAAGGAGGTGTTGTATCAGGAAGTAAATAAATTAAAGTTCTATTTTTAGTTATGTTTGAATTTCCAGCTGTATCATTACACCATACCCAATAAGTGTAAGTTGTTCCATTAGTAAATCCTGTTACGTTGTAATAAGCAGTTGTTGATGCATCTTTGTTTATTATATTCATTGTGTAGTTGATTATGCTTTTTCCTCCCCCAGCACAATCACTATCCCAAGCATCAACCCAACCATCTTTATCATCATCAAGCCCATTTGAGCAAGCTGTTTCTGTTGCTTTTGGCGAAGAAGCATCATTATCTAGATCACCTATTGCTATTGAATAAGTAGCATCATTCTCGCTTGAAGATTCATTTAAAGTAAATTGACCGGAGCCGTTATTTTTGTATATTCTGTTTACTTGAACATTATTTCCAGCAATATAGTCCAAATCTCCATCATTATCTATATCTCCTATTACTATTGAAGAAGTAATATCTAACTCACTTGAAGATTCATTTAAGGTAAATTGACCTAAACCATTATTCTTGTATACTTTATTTGATCCGCTATTTCCAGCAATATAGTCCAAATCTCCATCATTATCTAGATCACCTATTGCTATTGAATAAGTCCAACCACTCTCGCTTAAAGATTGATATAAAGTGAAATAACCTGAACCGTTATTTTTGTAGATTCTGTTTGGTTGAATCTCAAAATTTCCAGCAATATAGTCCAAATCTCCATCATTATCTAGATCACCTATTGCTATTGAATAAGTAGCATCATTCTCGCTTGAAGATTGATATAAAGTGAAATAACCTGAACCGTTATTTTTGTATATTCTATTTACACCATTATTTCCAGCAATATAATCTAAGTCACCATCATTATCTAGATCACCTATTGCTATTGAATAAGTAGCATCATTCTCGCTTGAAGATTGATATAAAGTGAAATAACCTGAACCGTTATTTTTGTATATTCTATTTACACCATTATTTCCAGCAATNNNNNNNNNNNNNNNNNNNNNNNNNNNNNNNNNNNNNNNNNNNNNNNNNNNNNNNNNNNNNNNNNNNNNNNNNNNNNNNNNNNNNNNNNNNNNNNNNNATATAATCTAAGTCAAAATTTCCTGATGCGCCAGGAGCAGGAGGGTCCCAGATTAATATGCAAGATGAAACATTCTCGCTAACACTTACATTTATCATAGTTGAGTTTACATAAATTATTGTTCCATTATTTTCGGTTGGAAGGATGAATGAGATTGATGGTGGAGTTAAATCTAAACAACTCTCATTATAAGTTTGCCTATATTCATAATAAGTTATGTTTTCCCTGCAACTATATAAGTCATATTCTATTAAATACCTGCTTTCGTTTTGATAACCAGATGTTCCTATACAACCAAGATTTTCCCAACTACTCCAAGATGTATTTTGTAATATAGGTCCATCTAATCTGTAATCGTATTCTGTATTATTTTCATAACATCCTAAATTGTTAGCATCATACCATTTCCTGCTTCTTGATTGGTTCATCTGCTCTCCTATACATCCAACATCTTGCCAATCAGTCCATTCAGTTGATTTTATGTCTGCTTCTAATAACTGATATTCATAGAATGTCTCATTATTATAACAACCAACATTATTAACATCATATTGTATCCAATAACGAGATTGATTCAAATCATTACCAACACATCCAACATCTTGCCAATCAGATTTAGTTGTATTTTGTAATAATGCTTCTAATATCCTATAATCATATTCAGTTTGATTTTCAAAACATCCAACATTATTAGCATCATATTGTATTCTATATCTACTTTGATTCATATCATTACCAACACATCCTACATCTGTCCAATTAGTCCATTCAGTATAAATTAAGTCAGCATATAATAACCTATAATCATAATATGTCTTATTCTCTATTTCATTACAATCATTTTCATCATATTCTATCCAATACCTACTTTGAT is a genomic window of Candidatus Pacearchaeota archaeon containing:
- the gyrA gene encoding DNA gyrase subunit A; this encodes MIEEKNKENTKIIEEEGIEEAEISEEMKKAYIDYAMSVIVARALPAAEDGLKPVHRRILYAMNEMNLTHDKQTKKSARIVGEVLGKYHPHGDAAVYDALVRMAQDFSMRYPLIIGQGNFGSVDNDPPAAMRYTEAKLSKIAEELLKDIEKNIVDFVPNFDNSLKEPKLLPARIPNLLINGSSGIAVGMATNIPPHNIIDVCNAILAYLDNEKIEIEKLVNIIQGPDFPTGGIIVSSNLLEFYKTGKGSIIMRGKLTTEQMKGGKEAIIITEIPYQINKTNLIEKIAYLVGEKKLPDIVDIRDESSKGKIRIVLELRRGAEPKFTINRLYKYTDMQCNFDANMLALVDNEPRLLNLKQIIEVYVNYRKKVIKRRTEFELKKAEERKHIVEGLIIALKNIEEIVTIIKKSKNSTEALESLIKKFSLTQKQAQAILEMKLSSLTSLETEKLKDENKKLEELIKELKKILSDEKEIINIIKKDMQDLKRNYGDERKTQIIQKIIEIQEKDLIAKKKVVIIITGKDYVKRIDEKAYKEQKRGGKGVIGSDLTTGDYIKKVITCSTHDYLLFFTDKGKVYWLKAYEIPEAERYSKGKAIVNLLNIKDENIMSIIAIDNFEDFLLMVTKLGIIKKLPLKLLSKPRKNGIRVINLPIDNSDNLIDVQRIKEKQEVIIVTEQGQAIRFSAEEIRPMGRASYGVTGIKLEKNDYVTSLEVLPETEEEKKKASILTITEKGYGKRSAIEDYRKTGRACKGVINLKVTEKTGKVKATISVKDDDSIIVATKKGIIIRVSVKDIRIMGRNTQGVKIIKLTSDDSVSDLVRIEKE
- a CDS encoding translation initiation factor IF-2 subunit gamma; translation: MVNDILDIENLESINLGIVGHIDHGKTTLLYKLTGKWADTHSEELKRGITIKLGYADMIIRDEKGKPLRYVSFVDAPGHEMLMATMLSGSALIDAALLVIAANEGIKPQTREHLLALQARNINQIIIIQNKIDLVTKEQALKNYKEIKDFVKGTIAENSLIIPCSAQQGVNIDKIINAILNLKIPKRDINSEPFFIVARSFDINKPGTKVEELKGGVIGGVLKKGILKEGCEIEILPGIAIKKENQFFYEPLKTKIISLFKGSYKIKKATPGGSIAIQTSLDPFITKSDGLAGNVVIKSGIQEKIKDKLKLKFNIFKNIFLEKEKIDIDPLKLQEILMLSVNTTITVGNITKLEGDIMEIQLKAPVIAPIESNVGIARNIKGHWRLIGYGEVVN
- a CDS encoding DNA-directed RNA polymerase, which translates into the protein MFYIVELEDYIRVEPSLFGLSTKDAIKEQLKKSYKEYFNKEIGVIIGVIEILNVEDGIIIFGDGAVYYNTAFKILTWKPEIQELVFGIIENIENFGATINLGLVNGIIHVSQTMEDYVTISKSNSLLGKNTKKTLKKGDLVIARIVALSQKYDEIKIGLTMRQPGLGKLEWIEEEKRKVKKSKEKEETKSHSKKEKKK
- the spt4 gene encoding transcription elongation factor subunit Spt4 produces the protein MAKEKACKVCKTIYEEERCPNCNNQEYSEDFKGKMIILNPEKSEVAKNLKITKRGNYTIKI
- a CDS encoding VCBS repeat-containing protein is translated as IAGNNGVNRIYKNNGSGYFTLYQSSSENDATYSIAIGDLDNDGDLDYIAGNNGVNRIYKNNGSGYFTLYQSSSENDATYSIAIGDLDNDGDLDYIAGNFEIQPNRIYKNNGSGYFTLYQSLSESGWTYSIAIGDLDNDGDLDYIAGNSGSNKVYKNNGLGQFTLNESSSELDITSSIVIGDIDNDGDLDYIAGNNVQVNRIYKNNGSGQFTLNESSSENDATYSIAIGDLDNDASSPKATETACSNGLDDDKDGWVDAWDSDCAGGGKSIINYTMNIINKDASTTAYYNVTGFTNGTTYTYWVWCNDTAGNSNITKNRTLIYLLPDTTPPSSGGRCNDECSSGQEEKSCVNSTTIKTRTCGNYDSDSCLEWSSYSYESCGMNYECKNNQCVLKCIEEWQCTEWSSCINGTKTRICTDKNNCGTFYNKPNETELCECIENWQCTEWSSCINGTKTRICTDIYECGTNKNKPNETVDCDFECAEDWFCEWTSCDNETIKYPTNCFDRNNCGTMNNYPSPKSCLSLEGEISSKKCIPEFICEEWSECKADYSIDTIIKGVKQIEGIKERICKDVKNCSIPIKQSQKCSLIIPIETKKTTWCNESFIEVYDKRTSELVSKVNVKEIDKKTNKINLKFSLINFSKYCDYCYNGIKDYDEEGVDCGGENCQPCINYTPKKNIILIIIRSILVTLLLIALFILIKFILKENLS